A DNA window from Rhodococcus sp. 4CII contains the following coding sequences:
- the istB gene encoding IS21-like element helper ATPase IstB, with product MTIHDPSLRAALKTLKLTGMLDTLDARLAQTRDGQLGHLEFLQVLCEDEIARRETAALARRLRRARFEQQATFEDFDFTANPKLPAAMLRDLAALRWLDAGESVILYGPVGVGKTHVAQALGHHVARRGGDVRFVKCSRMLADLAGGHADRTIGQRMREYTRPLVLIIDDFAMREHTTTQSDDLYDLVSDRAIAGKPLILTSNRAPKDWYPLFPNPVVAESLLDRLINTSHQTLMDGPSYRPRKRPGHRTAGAT from the coding sequence ATGACCATTCATGATCCCAGCCTGCGTGCTGCACTGAAGACATTGAAGTTGACCGGGATGCTCGACACGCTCGATGCCCGGCTCGCCCAAACCCGGGACGGGCAGCTCGGACACCTCGAATTCCTCCAAGTGCTGTGTGAGGACGAAATCGCCCGCCGGGAAACGGCGGCGCTGGCCCGCCGGCTGCGGCGGGCCAGGTTCGAGCAACAGGCCACGTTCGAGGACTTCGATTTCACGGCGAACCCGAAACTCCCGGCGGCGATGCTGCGGGACCTGGCCGCCCTGCGCTGGCTCGACGCCGGCGAGTCGGTCATTCTCTACGGACCCGTTGGGGTCGGCAAAACCCATGTGGCACAAGCACTCGGGCATCATGTCGCCCGCCGCGGTGGGGACGTGCGTTTCGTCAAGTGCTCCCGCATGCTTGCCGACCTCGCCGGTGGCCATGCCGACCGCACCATCGGTCAGCGGATGCGCGAATACACCCGTCCGCTGGTGTTGATCATCGACGACTTCGCGATGCGCGAGCACACCACCACCCAGTCGGATGACCTCTACGATCTCGTCTCCGACCGGGCGATCGCCGGCAAACCGCTGATTCTGACGAGCAACCGCGCCCCGAAGGACTGGTACCCGCTGTTCCCGAACCCGGTCGTCGCCGAGTCGCTCCTCGACCGGCTCATCAACACCAGCCACCAAACCCTGATGGACGGACCGTCCTACCGACCCCGCAAACGACCCGGACATCGCACCGCCGGCGCAACCTGA
- a CDS encoding cutinase family protein encodes MPATRPTARRVLAALVTATVATGTAALTAPAVAHADPAGCATTYNLFIPGTWETNENADPSVPVGMLKPIADAIKTTQGDRAEVYTLPYMARAFDNGHTYADSKSDARAKADNVLSEEASRCARTKFTITGYSQGADAAGDLASAIGNGNGPIPPERVLAVGLLADPGAGTKGAAVVGPRSTGTGIADPRPQGMGKLSGRVASICYSGKDLYCSIQKGSNPLLGSLGSILSKSPSIGADATAGGGNSTVATALTSDFSKADLPGISANTTSLAQQSSANTIDVAQVAKSATSLMNTLTPVADLIASGAANSAATTQLTTAAPGTAEHAAGQVLGVASQADLSSALTTAAKLADTASSLVQSGTTILPSASPDATALSTAAGTLSTQVAPLAATPADALSSASSVLSVLKPSVVVGQALNVVTNVTALDLPGILRNLTLLPQKVAALDARGAHQIAGELNNQVSPLVRLAAGVDLRWVSQILSVIPDPTGYTQIAALVTSILGNVDIVRLANLVGQIQEIAWAAVEKLLPPPGQVPDPLGAGAAMTGLLPVGLDLASVAVNMLSGKATKTDVALLGKQTNTASNAITAQAQNVDLPGLTGSLTTMASSQGADDLAALVGEGLSAASFFTSGAHTDYGNLVVDNAGRSAIKWLSDWLNLQIGRAA; translated from the coding sequence ATGCCTGCCACACGTCCGACCGCTCGCCGCGTACTCGCCGCACTGGTGACCGCGACGGTCGCCACCGGAACGGCCGCGCTGACCGCCCCTGCCGTCGCACACGCCGACCCGGCGGGGTGCGCCACCACATACAACCTGTTCATCCCCGGAACCTGGGAAACCAACGAGAACGCGGATCCTTCGGTGCCGGTAGGCATGCTCAAACCGATCGCCGACGCCATTAAGACCACCCAGGGCGACCGGGCCGAGGTCTACACCCTCCCGTACATGGCCCGCGCGTTCGACAACGGCCACACCTACGCCGACAGCAAGTCCGACGCACGCGCGAAGGCGGACAACGTGCTGTCCGAAGAGGCAAGCAGGTGCGCGCGAACAAAGTTCACGATTACCGGCTATTCCCAGGGCGCGGACGCGGCCGGCGACCTGGCCTCCGCCATCGGCAACGGCAATGGCCCCATCCCACCCGAGCGAGTACTCGCAGTCGGGCTGTTGGCCGACCCCGGTGCCGGCACCAAAGGTGCCGCTGTCGTCGGTCCGCGCTCGACCGGGACCGGCATTGCCGACCCGCGCCCGCAGGGGATGGGCAAGCTCTCGGGGCGCGTCGCCTCTATCTGCTACTCCGGCAAGGACCTGTATTGCTCGATCCAGAAGGGTTCGAACCCTCTGCTCGGATCGCTCGGGTCCATCCTGAGCAAGTCACCGAGCATCGGTGCCGACGCCACAGCGGGAGGTGGGAATTCGACCGTTGCTACCGCATTGACCTCGGATTTCTCCAAGGCCGACCTGCCCGGGATCAGCGCGAACACCACGTCGTTGGCGCAGCAGAGCAGCGCGAACACGATCGACGTCGCCCAGGTTGCGAAGTCCGCCACCTCGCTGATGAACACGCTCACACCCGTGGCCGATCTGATTGCGAGTGGCGCCGCGAACTCTGCAGCCACGACCCAACTGACCACCGCAGCGCCCGGCACGGCAGAGCACGCCGCCGGCCAGGTCCTTGGCGTCGCCTCGCAAGCGGATCTGTCGAGCGCACTGACCACCGCGGCGAAACTGGCGGACACCGCGTCGTCGCTGGTGCAATCGGGGACCACCATCCTGCCGTCCGCCTCGCCGGACGCGACCGCATTGTCCACCGCAGCAGGAACGCTGAGCACCCAGGTCGCACCTCTGGCCGCCACGCCCGCCGACGCGCTCTCGTCCGCATCGAGTGTGCTGTCGGTGCTCAAACCGAGCGTCGTCGTCGGTCAGGCGCTCAACGTGGTGACGAACGTGACCGCCCTCGACCTCCCGGGCATCCTCCGCAACCTGACCCTGCTCCCGCAGAAGGTCGCCGCCCTCGACGCACGCGGGGCACACCAGATCGCAGGGGAGCTGAACAACCAGGTCTCGCCGTTGGTCCGGCTGGCCGCGGGCGTCGACCTGCGGTGGGTCTCCCAGATCCTCTCTGTCATTCCGGATCCCACCGGGTACACGCAGATCGCCGCCCTGGTGACCTCGATCCTGGGGAACGTTGACATCGTCAGACTCGCCAATCTGGTCGGTCAGATTCAGGAAATAGCATGGGCGGCCGTCGAAAAGCTGCTTCCACCCCCTGGACAGGTACCTGACCCGCTCGGCGCCGGAGCGGCAATGACCGGGCTGCTGCCGGTCGGCCTCGATCTTGCCTCCGTGGCGGTGAACATGCTCAGCGGGAAAGCCACCAAGACCGACGTGGCGCTCCTGGGCAAACAGACGAACACCGCCTCCAACGCGATCACCGCCCAGGCACAGAACGTCGACCTACCCGGCCTGACCGGATCGTTGACCACGATGGCCAGCTCCCAGGGCGCAGACGACCTCGCCGCCCTGGTCGGAGAAGGACTGAGCGCCGCGAGCTTCTTCACCTCCGGTGCGCACACCGACTACGGAAATCTCGTCGTCGACAACGCCGGCCGCAGCGCCATCAAGTGGCTCTCAGACTGGCTCAACCTACAAATCGGCCGGGCCGCGTGA
- a CDS encoding helix-turn-helix transcriptional regulator, translating into MSRRTLDGFVPSRLSEARIDKHLAQGELALRADVSTATISAWEVGRSTPQVDRLMRVVEILGLRMDEVIDVPVEERKLGTLRELTGRTQAQLAGIIGVSTSLLAALERGHAKLGDAVAERLAGELGVSVTEIRAAYERGRARPPLD; encoded by the coding sequence ATGAGCCGGCGAACACTGGATGGGTTCGTGCCTTCCCGGCTCTCCGAGGCGCGTATCGACAAGCACTTGGCGCAGGGCGAACTCGCCCTGCGTGCCGATGTGAGCACGGCCACGATCTCGGCATGGGAAGTGGGTCGATCGACCCCTCAGGTCGATCGATTGATGAGGGTTGTGGAAATTCTCGGACTGCGAATGGACGAGGTGATAGATGTCCCCGTCGAGGAACGCAAACTTGGCACGCTGCGCGAGCTGACTGGTCGAACCCAAGCGCAGCTCGCCGGGATTATCGGCGTGTCGACATCCCTCCTCGCCGCGCTCGAACGCGGACACGCCAAGCTCGGCGATGCTGTCGCTGAACGGCTTGCAGGCGAACTCGGAGTGTCCGTTACCGAGATTCGAGCGGCGTACGAGCGTGGGCGCGCCCGGCCGCCACTCGACTGA
- the istA gene encoding IS21 family transposase: MTDLMELFRHWHAGRSQVQISTALGIDRKTIRKYLAPALAAGLAHGEGGKFDEALWRELISGWFPEVGDPSARAVTWPAIAAHHDWINGQLTASVTVATIAQRLRDDHGVAVSESTVRRYVAARFADQVAETKVTVPRGPVPPGDEAQVDYGKLGMWRDPATDRRVAVWAFAMILTCSRMLFVQPVLRMDQTSWCASHVAAFELFGGVPARMVCDNLKTGVDRPDLYDPKINRAYAELARFYGLLIDPARAGKPKDKPRIERPMPYIRDSFFKGREFTSLAQMQDAALAWCTDVYGRHQHRGLDGAQPTAVFEAIEKHRLTQLPPRPFEPVLYQAGKVAPDCHVKAGKALYSVPWRLIGQQVLIRTSGDVVQIFHTEQVVATHVLHLSGRSTNPEHYPPHKIAYTLQTVSWCRAQAEQIGPGAVAVVAELSQVNALHRLRAIQGIVRLRDRYEDRRLNAACARALEVGDPSYRTVKGILAAGTEHDGQPAPAAAPAPAFLRGPDAFDAERTA, translated from the coding sequence ATGACCGATCTGATGGAGTTGTTCCGGCACTGGCATGCCGGCCGGTCCCAGGTGCAGATCTCGACGGCCCTGGGGATCGACCGCAAGACGATCCGGAAATACCTGGCACCCGCGTTGGCGGCGGGGCTGGCGCACGGCGAGGGCGGGAAGTTCGACGAGGCCCTCTGGCGGGAGCTGATCTCGGGGTGGTTTCCGGAGGTCGGCGACCCGTCGGCGAGGGCGGTGACGTGGCCGGCGATCGCCGCGCACCACGACTGGATCAACGGGCAGCTGACCGCGTCGGTGACGGTCGCGACGATTGCGCAACGCCTACGTGACGACCACGGCGTCGCGGTGTCCGAGTCGACGGTACGTCGTTATGTGGCAGCGCGATTCGCCGATCAGGTGGCGGAGACGAAGGTGACGGTGCCCCGTGGCCCGGTCCCGCCCGGCGACGAGGCCCAGGTCGACTACGGCAAGCTCGGCATGTGGCGGGATCCGGCCACCGACCGTCGGGTGGCGGTATGGGCGTTCGCGATGATCCTGACCTGCTCGCGGATGCTGTTCGTCCAGCCGGTGCTGCGGATGGACCAGACCTCGTGGTGCGCCTCGCACGTCGCGGCGTTCGAGCTCTTCGGCGGCGTCCCGGCCCGGATGGTGTGCGACAACCTCAAAACCGGGGTCGACCGGCCGGACCTGTACGACCCGAAGATCAACCGCGCCTATGCCGAGCTCGCCCGGTTCTACGGGCTGTTGATCGACCCGGCTCGCGCCGGCAAGCCGAAGGACAAACCGCGGATCGAGCGTCCGATGCCCTATATCCGCGACTCGTTCTTCAAGGGCCGGGAGTTCACCTCACTGGCGCAGATGCAGGACGCCGCCCTGGCCTGGTGCACCGATGTCTACGGCCGGCACCAGCACCGCGGTCTCGACGGAGCGCAGCCGACAGCGGTGTTCGAGGCCATCGAAAAGCACCGTCTCACACAGCTTCCACCGCGACCATTCGAACCGGTCCTCTATCAGGCCGGGAAGGTTGCCCCGGACTGTCATGTCAAGGCCGGCAAGGCCCTGTATTCGGTGCCCTGGCGGCTGATCGGCCAGCAGGTGCTGATTCGCACCAGCGGCGACGTGGTGCAGATCTTCCATACCGAGCAGGTGGTCGCCACCCACGTGCTGCACCTGTCGGGGCGGTCGACGAACCCCGAGCACTACCCGCCGCACAAGATCGCCTACACACTGCAGACCGTGTCCTGGTGCAGGGCGCAGGCCGAGCAGATCGGTCCCGGCGCGGTCGCCGTGGTCGCCGAGTTGTCGCAGGTAAACGCGTTGCATCGGCTGCGGGCGATCCAGGGCATCGTCCGGCTGCGGGACCGCTACGAGGATCGGCGCCTGAATGCGGCGTGCGCCCGTGCCCTCGAGGTCGGGGACCCCAGCTACCGCACCGTCAAGGGCATCCTCGCCGCCGGCACCGAACACGACGGACAGCCCGCCCCGGCCGCCGCGCCGGCGCCGGCGTTCCTGCGCGGACCCGACGCCTTCGACGCCGAACGCACCGCCTGA
- a CDS encoding GAF domain-containing protein, protein MTDVLEGRQQNGASETGNQGWVIFETLGVDAGQEPCVVSEGGLARDFASRMKRSWSVATNRGDAAKLREAAQKAISAVLKARKPLHDRVWLSQNRTAVSYAAPILSSNGEIFGVQVYIAAAGEAPPPPRTVGTFEWDFATMRSEHTPIVEEKILGIDTTQPNRSLPEIWRFFTAFDKRDAYTVYVGQIGHGQIEPSQPFAAEISLEGDDKVLRCVHMTTRGREIGGRKTIAGLIHDLTDETHPKRDFHREYSKTQAMTIEKSLAEPMGIGYLELITGLFLEWDVTPPGPLARWRTEVAEIHEKSRDAFLHARESLRNGDALSLDVVLFVRFSESEAWTPAELTITGVATASAEHGVTVVQAMVLVRPGTGPLCW, encoded by the coding sequence GTGACAGACGTACTCGAAGGCCGCCAACAGAATGGCGCCTCAGAAACCGGCAATCAAGGCTGGGTAATTTTCGAAACTCTCGGTGTCGATGCAGGTCAAGAGCCTTGCGTCGTCTCCGAAGGCGGTCTCGCGCGCGACTTCGCGAGCCGGATGAAAAGGAGCTGGAGCGTCGCGACGAACCGTGGCGACGCCGCCAAACTCCGCGAGGCAGCACAGAAAGCCATCAGCGCCGTCCTCAAAGCCCGTAAACCACTTCATGATCGGGTTTGGTTGTCGCAGAACCGAACCGCGGTATCTTATGCGGCCCCCATCCTGTCTTCGAATGGGGAAATCTTTGGCGTGCAGGTATATATCGCAGCGGCCGGAGAAGCGCCGCCCCCTCCACGTACCGTCGGGACGTTCGAGTGGGATTTCGCCACGATGCGGTCCGAGCACACCCCTATCGTTGAGGAGAAGATCCTCGGTATCGACACCACCCAGCCCAACCGCAGCCTTCCCGAGATCTGGCGCTTCTTCACCGCCTTCGACAAGCGCGACGCCTACACCGTGTATGTCGGTCAGATCGGCCACGGCCAAATAGAACCCAGCCAGCCTTTTGCGGCCGAGATCAGCCTGGAGGGCGACGACAAGGTTCTACGGTGCGTGCACATGACAACCCGGGGTCGCGAGATCGGCGGCCGGAAGACCATTGCCGGCCTCATCCACGACCTCACCGACGAGACACACCCCAAGCGGGATTTCCACCGCGAGTACAGCAAGACCCAGGCCATGACGATCGAGAAGTCGCTTGCCGAGCCGATGGGCATCGGATACCTGGAGCTGATCACGGGCCTGTTCCTGGAATGGGATGTCACACCTCCTGGACCGCTCGCTCGCTGGCGCACCGAGGTCGCTGAGATCCACGAGAAGAGCCGAGATGCATTTCTCCATGCCCGGGAATCACTTCGGAACGGAGACGCCCTCAGCCTCGACGTGGTGCTGTTCGTCCGGTTCTCCGAGTCGGAGGCGTGGACACCCGCCGAGCTGACCATCACCGGAGTGGCTACAGCCAGCGCCGAGCACGGTGTAACGGTGGTGCAAGCGATGGTGCTGGTACGCCCCGGCACCGGCCCGCTGTGCTGGTAG
- a CDS encoding DUF2637 domain-containing protein, translating into MGITAGAFVLSFAVLRDLALQATLPYWLTWIFPAIVDGAIFGATIAVVALSKISGSSAGKRFFLGLAIAVVLISVIGNAVHAYKAAEISARNVAAGIDLGYIPLAPTGAALIAIIPPLLVLAFTHGVGILIKAIGTAHSEYAEVVNAARLMPAIADNTPERNVETVHNPASVRYRAESIARDHDVAQASAVAYSSIAEAADPAALATSADAELSVEDQTTIATDTQPVAQVPEPIVADVADVADVADVADLGEWGVAGNALDEGSQEIYVLPDEEQTIENLLDFIDSCDFEPVVKETARLRITENLSYAEIATITRAKAASTAMRRFVKVEQRAVEAGFRTPPLPEVDDATDNRIAATPDQQYTLVGAR; encoded by the coding sequence GTGGGCATCACGGCAGGTGCCTTCGTACTGTCCTTCGCCGTGCTTCGCGACCTCGCATTGCAGGCCACCCTGCCGTACTGGCTCACCTGGATCTTTCCCGCGATCGTCGACGGCGCAATCTTCGGCGCAACGATTGCCGTCGTTGCACTCAGCAAGATCAGCGGCAGCTCGGCCGGCAAAAGGTTCTTTCTGGGACTTGCGATCGCCGTTGTACTGATCAGTGTGATCGGCAACGCCGTCCATGCGTACAAGGCGGCCGAGATCTCCGCACGCAACGTTGCGGCCGGCATCGACCTGGGCTACATACCGCTCGCACCCACCGGGGCCGCTCTCATTGCGATCATCCCGCCCCTGTTGGTTCTGGCCTTCACCCACGGTGTGGGCATCCTCATCAAGGCAATCGGCACCGCCCACAGCGAATACGCAGAGGTCGTCAACGCCGCCCGGCTGATGCCCGCAATCGCCGACAACACCCCTGAGCGCAACGTGGAGACCGTCCACAATCCTGCCTCGGTGCGCTACCGAGCAGAATCCATTGCGCGCGACCACGACGTTGCGCAGGCATCGGCCGTTGCGTACTCGTCGATTGCTGAGGCTGCCGACCCGGCGGCGCTAGCGACATCGGCCGATGCCGAACTGTCGGTCGAGGACCAGACCACCATTGCGACCGACACGCAGCCTGTTGCGCAGGTCCCCGAACCGATCGTTGCCGACGTTGCGGACGTTGCGGACGTTGCGGACGTTGCGGACCTGGGGGAGTGGGGCGTTGCAGGCAATGCGCTGGACGAGGGCTCCCAGGAGATCTACGTGTTGCCGGACGAGGAGCAGACCATCGAGAATCTCCTCGACTTCATCGACTCGTGCGACTTCGAGCCCGTCGTCAAGGAGACAGCGCGTCTCCGGATTACTGAGAACCTCAGCTACGCGGAAATCGCGACGATTACCCGGGCCAAGGCGGCATCCACCGCAATGCGCCGCTTCGTCAAGGTCGAGCAACGCGCTGTGGAGGCCGGATTCCGAACGCCGCCGCTGCCCGAGGTCGACGACGCAACCGATAACCGCATTGCGGCAACGCCCGACCAGCAGTACACGTTGGTGGGGGCACGCTGA
- a CDS encoding MBL fold metallo-hydrolase, which produces MSVRRIHHLNCGSFDSLASGPLVSHVLLCETNDGLVLVDSGIGRSDIAAPKNRLGRVALALGPALRVEETAAHQIEALGYQLSDVRHIVATHLDYDHIGGALDFPHATVHTTAAELRTAQARRRLPERLRYRRPHVEAITSFQTYDGTGEELLSLPTAHPIIGVEDVWLVPLPGHSIGHAGVAVRTSNRGWLFHAGDAFYHRAALSPSRSAPISRAAALGAIELTLASIPAKVRANHQQLRKLAHDPSQRVSVFCAHDAILFDRLRAEQSPIFP; this is translated from the coding sequence GTGTCTGTTCGACGTATCCATCATCTGAATTGCGGATCCTTCGATTCGCTCGCAAGCGGCCCCCTGGTCTCGCATGTCCTGCTGTGCGAGACGAACGACGGCCTGGTCCTAGTCGACAGTGGAATCGGCCGGTCGGATATTGCCGCGCCGAAAAATCGGCTCGGCCGCGTCGCCCTGGCCCTCGGGCCGGCGTTGCGCGTGGAGGAGACGGCCGCACATCAAATCGAAGCCCTCGGCTACCAACTCTCGGACGTGCGCCACATCGTGGCGACGCACCTGGACTACGACCACATCGGTGGCGCACTCGACTTTCCTCACGCAACAGTGCACACGACAGCCGCCGAACTCCGCACCGCGCAAGCGCGGCGCCGGCTACCCGAGCGTCTCCGGTATCGCCGCCCGCACGTCGAGGCGATCACCTCGTTCCAGACGTACGACGGGACCGGAGAAGAGCTACTCAGCCTTCCCACCGCACACCCGATCATCGGAGTCGAAGACGTGTGGCTCGTCCCGTTGCCCGGACATTCCATCGGCCATGCCGGTGTCGCGGTCCGAACCAGCAACCGCGGTTGGCTGTTTCATGCGGGAGATGCCTTCTACCATCGAGCAGCACTCTCCCCCAGTCGATCTGCACCAATAAGCCGCGCCGCGGCGCTGGGTGCGATCGAGCTGACTCTGGCCTCAATTCCCGCGAAAGTCCGTGCAAATCACCAGCAACTCCGCAAACTCGCACACGACCCCTCACAGCGAGTGTCCGTCTTTTGTGCGCACGATGCGATTCTGTTCGATCGGCTTCGCGCAGAACAGAGCCCGATTTTCCCCTGA
- a CDS encoding peptidoglycan DD-metalloendopeptidase family protein has translation MTLRRRGTALLLAAAATTVLGTTACAPQPVIAHDRCKTTSADNDPSIGGQMRASGPITAPTKAGTTTFTSGFGPRWGTEHKGVDFAGAIGTPIYAALDGVVVRSGTATGFGHWIVVDSLVGDTPISTVYGHMFADGLIAREGQQVKAGDHIANIGNDGESTGAHLHFEYWEGGRFQGGTAVDPMTKLGGAATTTNTAADSDNIELAAATSPIDCAGFGTVGGGELAAGSVPPEFDPWIRKAGSICPGIRPPILSSQLYAENQFRHGANAPVSPSGALGPAQFMPGTWATWGKDYDGDGKVDPNSIGDAVMAQGHFMCALNDQVNAALAAGTVAGDPVELSLAAYNAGFGAVQSHRGIPPYAETQNYVAKIVLGQAKYTSLSSTGLLVPNGSKDGGQVVAAARQYLGTPYVWGGGSTGGPSGGGFDCSGLTSYAVFTGSGGKVTLPRTSEQQWTVGIEIPIDQAQPGDLVFGSWAASGPGHVGVALGGGRMLHAPTTGDVVKEASLMSGMKARRVM, from the coding sequence GTGACCCTGCGCCGGCGCGGGACCGCGCTGCTCCTCGCGGCCGCGGCCACCACAGTCCTCGGGACAACGGCGTGCGCACCCCAGCCGGTCATTGCTCACGATCGGTGCAAGACCACCTCCGCCGACAACGACCCGAGCATTGGTGGCCAGATGCGGGCGTCCGGGCCGATCACTGCGCCCACGAAGGCGGGGACCACCACGTTCACCTCCGGTTTCGGGCCACGATGGGGTACCGAGCACAAGGGCGTCGACTTCGCCGGCGCAATTGGTACCCCGATCTACGCCGCCCTCGACGGCGTCGTGGTCCGCTCCGGTACGGCCACGGGATTCGGGCACTGGATCGTCGTCGATTCCCTCGTCGGCGACACACCGATCTCTACCGTGTACGGCCACATGTTCGCCGACGGGCTGATCGCCCGTGAAGGACAGCAGGTCAAGGCCGGTGACCACATCGCCAATATCGGCAACGACGGTGAGTCCACCGGCGCCCACCTGCATTTCGAATACTGGGAAGGCGGCCGCTTCCAAGGCGGCACCGCCGTCGACCCGATGACCAAGCTCGGCGGCGCCGCAACGACCACCAATACCGCCGCGGATTCGGACAACATTGAGCTCGCGGCCGCGACATCGCCGATCGACTGCGCGGGCTTCGGCACCGTCGGTGGTGGTGAGCTGGCCGCCGGATCGGTGCCACCAGAATTCGACCCGTGGATCCGCAAAGCCGGCAGCATCTGCCCCGGCATTCGGCCCCCGATCCTGTCCTCGCAGCTATACGCCGAGAATCAGTTTCGGCACGGCGCCAACGCCCCAGTCTCACCGTCGGGTGCACTCGGGCCCGCGCAGTTCATGCCCGGAACCTGGGCGACCTGGGGCAAGGACTACGACGGCGACGGCAAGGTCGACCCCAATTCGATCGGCGACGCCGTCATGGCTCAAGGGCATTTCATGTGCGCCCTCAACGACCAGGTCAACGCCGCGCTCGCGGCCGGCACCGTGGCAGGAGATCCGGTCGAGCTGTCGCTGGCCGCGTACAACGCCGGTTTCGGTGCGGTGCAGTCGCACCGCGGCATTCCCCCGTATGCCGAGACTCAGAACTACGTCGCGAAGATCGTCCTCGGTCAGGCCAAGTACACGTCCCTGAGTTCCACCGGCCTCCTGGTCCCGAACGGGTCGAAGGACGGCGGCCAGGTCGTTGCGGCCGCGCGGCAGTACCTCGGCACCCCCTATGTCTGGGGTGGAGGTAGCACCGGCGGACCGTCCGGTGGTGGCTTCGACTGCTCCGGACTGACCAGCTACGCGGTCTTCACCGGCAGCGGTGGCAAGGTCACACTGCCACGGACCTCGGAGCAGCAGTGGACCGTCGGCATCGAGATCCCGATCGATCAGGCCCAACCAGGCGACCTCGTCTTCGGATCCTGGGCCGCTTCCGGACCGGGTCACGTCGGCGTCGCGCTGGGAGGTGGGCGCATGCTCCACGCCCCGACCACGGGTGACGTCGTGAAGGAAGCGTCATTAATGAGCGGGATGAAGGCACGGAGGGTGATGTGA
- a CDS encoding ParA family protein — protein sequence MTITAIANLKGGVGKTVVAGGLAHAAAATGRTVLLVDADMQGNSTKHLTGYTTAEPSPHSLADVLDRQTDLPMRDAIVAARREEIHVVPSGFAELQAVSDQLGTKPGGEMSFARALKPVSGDYEHILIDCRPAIDLVSRSALYAADNLLIVVNPEHDAVDGLNSLQTALEDLAEYMDKVLPIAGIVVNKLDGRRKDHAEVIDYLKEYGAADGIALLGDPIMHKGDISKLTNVGMGFDEHPSNPVWSRNLHINFIEILEKVAL from the coding sequence ATGACGATCACTGCGATCGCAAACCTCAAAGGTGGCGTCGGAAAGACCGTGGTCGCCGGTGGGCTCGCGCATGCCGCTGCCGCTACCGGCCGGACGGTTCTGCTGGTTGACGCGGACATGCAGGGCAACTCCACGAAGCACCTCACCGGCTACACGACAGCTGAACCGTCGCCCCATTCGCTCGCGGATGTTCTCGACCGCCAGACGGATCTGCCGATGCGGGACGCGATTGTCGCCGCGCGACGGGAAGAGATTCACGTCGTGCCGTCGGGCTTCGCTGAACTTCAAGCGGTCTCGGACCAGCTCGGCACCAAGCCCGGAGGAGAGATGTCCTTCGCCCGTGCTCTCAAGCCGGTATCCGGCGACTACGAGCACATCCTGATCGACTGCCGCCCTGCGATTGACCTCGTTTCCCGGAGCGCCTTGTACGCCGCCGACAATCTCCTGATCGTCGTCAACCCGGAACACGATGCAGTCGACGGCCTTAATTCGCTCCAGACAGCTCTCGAAGACCTGGCCGAGTACATGGACAAGGTCCTCCCAATCGCGGGGATTGTCGTCAACAAACTTGACGGCCGTCGGAAAGATCACGCGGAGGTCATCGACTACCTCAAGGAGTACGGGGCCGCGGATGGTATCGCCCTGCTTGGCGACCCGATCATGCACAAGGGGGATATCTCCAAGCTGACCAACGTCGGCATGGGTTTCGACGAACACCCCTCCAATCCGGTCTGGTCCCGCAACCTCCATATCAACTTCATCGAGATCCTGGAGAAGGTGGCCCTCTGA